One Clostridia bacterium DNA segment encodes these proteins:
- the fabZ gene encoding 3-hydroxyacyl-ACP dehydratase FabZ, which translates to MLDNMEIRKLIPHRYPFLLVDKVLELEPGQKIVAIKNVTANEPFFQGHFPEFAVMPGVLIVEALAQTAGICTASAEQDKDNKKLGLFASIEGIKFKKPVLPGDTLKLEAEILMNKLGVVKAKVRATVDDKVAAEGEIKFAMANVKK; encoded by the coding sequence ATGTTGGATAATATGGAAATAAGGAAACTAATACCTCACAGATACCCTTTTTTACTGGTAGATAAAGTATTGGAACTGGAACCAGGTCAGAAAATAGTAGCAATAAAAAATGTAACAGCAAATGAACCTTTCTTTCAAGGACACTTCCCTGAGTTTGCTGTAATGCCTGGGGTTCTTATAGTTGAAGCTTTGGCACAGACTGCAGGCATATGTACGGCAAGTGCGGAACAGGATAAGGACAATAAAAAGCTGGGGTTGTTTGCCAGCATTGAGGGGATAAAGTTTAAAAAGCCTGTACTTCCGGGGGATACCTTAAAGCTGGAAGCGGAAATCCTGATGAACAAGCTTGGTGTGGTAAAAGCCAAGGTGCGTGCAACTGTTGATGACAAGGTAGCAGCAGAAGGTGAGATAAAGTTTGCAATGGCAAATGTTAAAAAATAA
- a CDS encoding rod-binding protein has product MEIGGINNKYVDNSIESAKNKVSDDEFEKKLKSAMDKSDEKELRKVCQDFEGLMINMMYKQMKATVPKTDLLPSDTGKEIFEGMLDDKLVEESTKSRNVGLADILYKQLSRQMKSTYKSVQEGDKNSVEEK; this is encoded by the coding sequence GTGGAAATTGGTGGTATTAATAATAAATATGTAGATAATTCTATCGAATCAGCAAAGAATAAAGTATCTGATGATGAGTTTGAAAAGAAACTCAAAAGTGCCATGGATAAAAGTGATGAAAAAGAACTAAGGAAGGTCTGCCAGGACTTTGAGGGTCTTATGATTAATATGATGTACAAGCAAATGAAAGCTACTGTCCCAAAAACAGACCTCTTACCCTCAGATACGGGAAAGGAAATATTTGAAGGGATGCTGGATGACAAGCTTGTGGAAGAATCAACAAAAAGCCGCAATGTCGGGCTTGCAGATATACTTTACAAACAGCTCTCCAGACAGATGAAATCAACATACAAGTCTGTACAGGAGGGAGACAAGAATTCTGTTGAAGAAAAATAA
- a CDS encoding phosphodiester glycosidase family protein: protein MKKNKLRIFTALILIIFVSFIAFYAGHFLFEEKEAGKPFVLQNSKKSQSPVLHKHISTTIRGLKQDINILEVDLSDDRVSISPVLSFDSIFGYEKLSSMASRKGAYAAVNAGFFYEYGRPGGLVCIGGRLLSGSTGIFPVLMVKQGRAHLSQVKTELWVTSGKKKMMLHSINMPGNAGDSVLYTPEYGKENRVEGKNISVTIKDNIIRDISLFMGSTDIPKDGMLITLFGYTTKDFESFPFAEGDRVEFSYKPDVGSEAYECGSWVVRDGKTVIADRDPWVGTLTNREPRTAVGIKGDGKVVLVTVDGRQPGHSAGMTGRELGEFLVGYGVRSAAMLDGGASTEMIVENKLLNRPSDRGEERLLGGGIIIKLIK from the coding sequence TTGAAGAAAAATAAGTTGAGGATATTTACAGCATTAATACTAATAATTTTTGTGTCCTTCATAGCCTTTTATGCAGGACATTTTTTATTTGAAGAAAAAGAAGCCGGTAAACCTTTTGTATTGCAGAACAGCAAGAAGAGCCAATCGCCTGTGCTTCACAAGCATATTTCCACCACTATCAGGGGATTAAAGCAGGATATAAACATCCTGGAGGTGGATTTAAGTGATGACAGAGTTTCGATTTCGCCAGTACTTTCTTTTGACAGTATATTCGGGTATGAAAAGCTCAGTTCTATGGCTTCACGCAAAGGTGCATACGCTGCTGTTAACGCGGGATTCTTCTATGAATACGGCAGACCGGGAGGGTTGGTATGTATTGGTGGCCGGCTGCTCTCAGGCTCTACAGGTATATTCCCGGTACTTATGGTCAAGCAGGGGAGGGCTCATCTCAGTCAGGTAAAGACAGAACTATGGGTTACCTCTGGGAAAAAAAAGATGATGCTGCACAGTATAAATATGCCGGGAAATGCTGGAGATTCTGTACTTTATACACCTGAGTACGGAAAAGAAAACAGAGTGGAAGGAAAAAATATTTCTGTTACCATTAAAGACAATATTATAAGAGATATTTCGCTCTTCATGGGAAGTACGGATATACCAAAAGATGGAATGCTGATTACCCTGTTTGGGTATACTACGAAAGATTTCGAAAGTTTTCCTTTTGCTGAAGGTGACAGGGTGGAGTTCAGCTATAAACCGGATGTTGGCAGTGAGGCTTATGAATGTGGCAGCTGGGTAGTCAGAGACGGCAAAACCGTTATTGCAGATCGGGATCCATGGGTAGGTACGCTGACAAACCGCGAGCCTCGCACGGCAGTAGGGATAAAAGGCGATGGGAAAGTTGTACTTGTGACAGTTGATGGAAGACAACCGGGTCACAGCGCCGGAATGACAGGCAGGGAGCTTGGGGAATTTCTGGTAGGCTATGGTGTCAGGAGCGCTGCTATGTTGGATGGAGGTGCATCAACTGAAATGATAGTAGAAAACAAGCTGTTGAACAGACCTTCGGACAGAGGTGAGGAAAGGCTCTTGGGCGGCGGAATCATAATTAAGCTGATAAAATAA
- the purR gene encoding pur operon repressor produces the protein MDKLQRNERIAALVKILTDSPGKIFTLGHFTEMFGSAKSTISEDIDIVSNILARLDLGTIETIPGASGGVRLVPSLNRSKIQGILKNLCEELAKKERILPGGYIYMLDVIYNPETISEIGAIFAGQFFSKGIDYVVTVETKGIPLAFITAKYLNVPLVIVRHYNEATDGASVNINYVSGSSKKIQTMVLSLKAIKKNSKLLFIDDFMKGGGTAKGIVELAKEFECEVAGIGVLIETAEPQKKLVENYFSLLTLNEVNEENSIIDISPNNTIC, from the coding sequence ATGGACAAACTCCAAAGGAATGAGCGTATTGCTGCATTGGTTAAAATACTTACCGATTCACCGGGTAAAATTTTTACTTTAGGGCACTTTACTGAAATGTTCGGGTCAGCAAAGTCGACCATAAGCGAAGATATAGATATTGTCAGTAATATACTTGCAAGGTTAGATCTTGGAACGATAGAAACAATACCAGGTGCATCCGGAGGGGTTAGGCTTGTTCCCTCACTTAACAGATCAAAAATCCAAGGTATATTGAAAAACCTGTGCGAAGAGCTTGCAAAGAAAGAGCGGATACTTCCTGGAGGATATATCTACATGCTGGATGTAATATATAATCCGGAAACCATAAGTGAGATAGGCGCAATATTTGCAGGACAGTTCTTCTCTAAAGGAATTGATTATGTTGTAACTGTAGAAACGAAGGGTATACCGCTTGCGTTTATTACGGCAAAATACCTTAACGTACCCCTTGTCATTGTGAGGCATTATAATGAAGCTACTGACGGAGCATCCGTAAACATAAACTATGTATCCGGCTCATCAAAAAAAATCCAGACTATGGTTTTGTCATTGAAGGCGATAAAGAAAAATTCAAAGCTCCTTTTCATAGATGATTTCATGAAGGGCGGAGGAACGGCAAAAGGGATAGTTGAACTTGCTAAGGAGTTTGAATGCGAAGTTGCAGGTATAGGGGTATTGATAGAAACTGCGGAACCTCAGAAAAAACTCGTTGAAAACTATTTTTCGCTTCTGACACTAAATGAAGTCAATGAGGAAAATAGCATAATTGATATTTCGCCTAATAATACAATATGTTGA
- the spoVG gene encoding septation regulator SpoVG has product MEITDVRIRKIDVEGKMKAVVSVTFDNEFVIHDIKVIESQNGLFIAMPSRKTPDGEFKDIAHPINAAAREKIQKAILEKYESTTAE; this is encoded by the coding sequence ATGGAGATTACTGACGTTCGTATCAGAAAGATTGATGTTGAGGGAAAAATGAAAGCGGTTGTTTCTGTAACATTTGATAATGAATTTGTAATTCATGATATAAAAGTTATAGAAAGCCAGAACGGTCTATTTATCGCAATGCCAAGCAGAAAAACTCCAGACGGTGAATTCAAAGACATAGCACATCCGATAAATGCTGCTGCTAGAGAAAAAATTCAAAAGGCAATTTTGGAAAAATATGAGTCTACTACAGCTGAATAA
- the murC gene encoding UDP-N-acetylmuramate--L-alanine ligase translates to MENINLFESPQVKHIHFVGIGGSSMSGLAEILISLGYKISGSDMKESASTQKLGKMGAQIRPYHSAESIENPDLVVYTVAVKDNNPELIKAREMGIPVIDRAALLGQLMKKYPFSIAISGTHGKTTTTSMVTMIMLESGLDPTIHIGGELPTIGGNTKIGGNQYFITEACEYYGSFLKFNPYLAVILNIELDHVDYFKDIDHIKDTFYMFAKLVPDNGYVVACIDDANTSELINRLSCKKITYGVKSPDAEWTATGIEYDEKGCASFKLVKDGSELDIIRLSVPGIHNVSNSLAAIASCYALGCDLKSIKEGLLKFTGTLRRFELKGIADNIRVVDDYAHHPSEVVATLKAAKNGNYDKVWCVFQPHTYTRTKSLLGDFSKAFSNADRVIVSDIYAAREIDTGEIHSSMVADKIASAGQNAVYISGFDAIADYLDKNVSPGDLVITMGAGDIYKVGELFLRKRNQIP, encoded by the coding sequence TTGGAGAATATTAACCTGTTTGAGTCGCCACAAGTAAAGCATATTCATTTTGTAGGTATAGGTGGAAGCAGCATGAGTGGGCTTGCTGAAATATTAATAAGCCTGGGTTACAAGATATCAGGCTCAGATATGAAGGAATCGGCTTCTACCCAAAAACTAGGGAAAATGGGTGCACAAATACGTCCGTACCATAGTGCGGAAAGCATAGAGAATCCTGACCTTGTTGTTTATACGGTAGCTGTAAAAGACAACAATCCGGAGCTGATAAAAGCAAGAGAAATGGGTATACCTGTAATCGACAGAGCAGCTCTTTTAGGACAGCTTATGAAAAAGTACCCTTTCAGCATAGCTATATCAGGTACCCATGGAAAAACTACAACTACATCAATGGTTACAATGATAATGCTTGAGTCCGGCCTCGACCCTACTATCCATATCGGAGGAGAGCTTCCGACTATAGGAGGGAACACCAAGATAGGGGGCAATCAATATTTTATAACTGAAGCATGTGAATACTACGGAAGCTTCCTTAAGTTTAATCCCTACCTTGCAGTTATTCTCAATATTGAGCTGGATCACGTAGATTACTTCAAAGATATAGATCACATCAAGGATACTTTTTATATGTTTGCAAAACTTGTCCCGGATAATGGCTATGTAGTGGCCTGCATTGACGACGCCAATACTTCGGAACTCATTAACAGGCTCTCCTGTAAAAAAATAACCTATGGTGTAAAATCCCCGGATGCAGAATGGACGGCAACCGGAATTGAATATGATGAAAAAGGCTGTGCATCCTTTAAACTTGTAAAGGATGGAAGTGAATTGGACATAATAAGGCTTAGTGTTCCGGGAATACATAATGTAAGTAATTCACTTGCTGCCATAGCCTCGTGTTATGCCCTGGGATGTGATCTGAAATCAATAAAGGAAGGGTTGCTAAAATTTACAGGTACCCTCAGGCGTTTTGAACTTAAGGGGATTGCGGATAACATCAGGGTGGTAGATGATTATGCCCACCATCCTTCAGAAGTCGTAGCGACGCTTAAAGCTGCGAAGAACGGAAATTACGATAAGGTTTGGTGTGTATTCCAACCTCATACCTATACCAGGACAAAATCACTCTTGGGTGACTTTTCTAAGGCCTTTTCCAATGCAGACAGGGTTATAGTATCCGATATATATGCCGCGCGGGAGATAGATACAGGAGAAATACATTCAAGCATGGTGGCAGATAAAATTGCATCCGCAGGACAAAATGCAGTCTATATCAGTGGGTTTGATGCTATAGCCGATTATCTTGATAAAAATGTTTCACCGGGTGATTTGGTAATCACTATGGGTGCAGGTGATATATACAAGGTTGGAGAATTGTTTTTACGTAAAAGGAATCAAATTCCATAA